atccaaaatagaGCCTCTGGCTTCTTTTTGTGAACTGTTGCTGCTTTGGTTTCATGTCAATGTAAATTAAGTCATTTTGGGTCTTTGGACCATTGATCAGAGTACATAAGAAGTTTGAAAACACCATTTTGGATTAAAAGGAGACAAAAGTAGGACCAAACGCactcagaaacagaaaaacgtTCCACTGTACCATAAACGAAATATGAGAAATaacttgatgtgtgtgtgtgtgtgtgtgtgtgtgtgtgtgtgtgtgtgtgttttctttagccATTGACCTGTGTGCCGAGGGGAAGCATGACTGTGAACAGATCTGTATCAGTGCTCCTGGCGTCTTCACCTGCGACTGCTACAAGGGATTCAAACTCAACAAAGACAAGAAGACCTGCACAAGTCAGTAAATCTTTCTTTATGTCGTGTGTTTCACCTCGGCTCCTCCAATGTGTGTTGTCACTGCTCTGACTTCAAATTCACTtccatttagttgttttcagATATTAAGAAAAAGGCTGAAAAGGGCCAGTTGTTTGACTAAAATGAGTCTGCACATTCATCACTGTATATGTATCTATACCTCAATAGAAGTTACTGGTTTCCTTTCACGTAACAACTGCTGTAATGACGTGGTATTGCTTTGGCAGTGAAGGGGGGGGAATCATTTTTTCAAGTAGCAGCTACAGTAGCTGCAGTGTGTACCAACAACCGCCAGGTGGCGCATGTTAGCACACCAGATGCAGTTTTACCGTTCCATTTATTTGGTTACTCCCCAACGCCTGGCAGTCAGTTTCCACCACATGTAACGTGTGTttattgtctctgtgtctgcagaCATGGACATGTGTAACACAGTGGAGCACGGCTGTGAGCACCAGTGTGTGAATACTGCAGGATCGTACTACTGTATCTGTCCGGAGGGACAGCTGTTGCAGGAGGACGGCAAGAGCTGCGGCAGTAAGTCAACTCTCTGATTAATGATCTGTGTTACAGAAAATCATCTATCGCTGAGGCACAAACCCAGTTTGGACATAACAGGACAGGTTCAGTGTTCTTCAACAAAGACCTATTTACCCTCAGATTCATAAAACGCAACTTGCAGTAGTGCCCAATGAGGTAATCCGCAATCAGACGTGTCAGTGTGTTTTAGGTGGTGTGAGAGTCCCCTGCAAGAAACGGGacacatcactgcctctatgGCTGCTTAtaagaaagttttaaaacaccaaacccAAGCACTGAACCGTGGAACAGCTGATTGTTTATTCAGTCCTcagtctctttttgtctttcaccgtgaaatgaagctgccttcaagtgcgtcCGGAAATGTCAAGATCTATAAACTATTTTCTGGTCTGAACAAGGCCATTAGAGTAAGAAAGGACGTAAGatgaaataaatgcatgtggaaaaaggaaaaacaaatcctATACTGATGTTAAAAGCAGCTCAGTTATGTCTGGGAGGAACTGGCCAGACAATGATGGGAGGGTCTCGGTTCAAGTCCTGGTATGGACGGAAGTCCGGAGtatggactggtagctggagagatgccagttcacctcctgggcactgccaagacGCTCTTGAGCAAGGTGCCAAAACCCCCAAAGTATTCCAGGATGGgtgaaaaatgtgctctggttaattggcatttctttaaaccaatcacaattgtctcgGGCGGCACTAAACgtcggacagagccacggtgctgctgcaaaacagcctcaggaaggaacttgttttggtggaacgtgtacattaAAAAGTAGTtctagtcatgcaacagaaaactcagattggacacataGTGTAGCTCGTCtggctttaccctgcagagatctgaggaccagggaaccagagtcctcagaaatccaccagaaaGCAGCAGGTAACAGACTTTCCAGCAGCACAGGAAGTGCAACGTTGTCGGTATagactacttttacttatatAATACGTCTTTGCCACAGTCTGGTGTTATGAAATCGGCCGACTTATCCGTGATAAGCTAATGTCGTTTAGATTCATCAGTCCATCTATTAAAATAAATCGAGCtgtaaaaatcaaataacaCCTGTGAATTCTCAAGAACAATCATCAGGACTATGTATGTTGTTAGTATTCCTTCTCATGTCTCTCTCCTTCAGCCTGCAAGTCGGCCAACATCGACCTGGTGCTCCTGATTGACGGCTCCAAGAGTGTCCGCCCCCAAAACTTTGAACTGGTCAAAAAGTTTGTTAACCAGGTGAGGAATGTTTTACATACTTTATGAACAATGGAGCCCGACCGATTAAGGATTTTTGAAGCCGATACAAAAGTTTGGTTATTTCAAAATCCGATATCCTTTATAGGAAGAAAAGACGCTCTTGGCTGctttttggaataaaaacacagttagCTCTTTATTCACAACAAAAAGCCCAATAACAAACACTAACTTAACAATAGAAGCTCACTAATAGAGTACCTGTCTCTTGTGTCACCCCCTTCAGGTTGTGGACTCTCTGGACGTGTCTGCTCATGGCACCAGGGTCGGTCTGGTTCAGTACTCCAGCCGGGTCCGGACGGAGTTCCCCCTTAACATGTACCACACCGCTGACGAGATCAAAGCTGCAGTCATGAAGGTAAAGTCGTCTGTttcaaacaacaaattatcttCAATTTCATGTTTAAATACCCTGTGCATCAATTATGGGCTATCAAGTATTCCCGAAATGAAGCCGACGAATCAGCTTCATTAAATAGATTTAAAGTTGGAACCGAAGCAGGCCTACATTCATTTTGTAACAAGTTGCTCGATCTTGTTATAACTAAGATATCTGCAAATATAGATATCTGCATTGTTTAATTGGAATATTACCCAAGAGGGTTTGATTTAACATCATTTTTGGCACAACAGTAATGCTTACAGACCTTTGCACAAGGTCTAGCTGCATCAAAGTGAAGGGAATCAAAGCGTAATATTGCTTAATAACAATATGCAtcattcatacacacactgttATTTCATGGCTGTCCAACAAGAACAGTTTCTCAGTCTATTTTGATTTCAACACTTGGGACTTGAACTGTTACTGTCCTCGTCTAGGTTGACTACATGGAGAAAGGCACTATGACAGGTCTGGCCCTGAAACACATGCTGGAGAACAGCTTCTCAGAGGCAGAGGGCGCTCGTCCTTCCAGCCGCAACATCCCCCGAATCGGACTCGTCTTCACAGATGGACGCTCGCAGGACGACATCACAGAGTACGCCAAGAAGGCCAAAGAAGCCGGTAAGCATCAACTGCCGCGAGGGTCGAACCACATCTACAGTAATTCTCTTATTCTAGTCCCTGCACCAGAATGCTAATGAGATCTGTACACAGGTATCACCATGTACGCGGTGGGCGTGGGAAAAGCCGTGGAAGATGAGCTTCGTGAGATTGCATCTGAGCCTCAGGAGAAACATTTCTATTACACCACCGACTTCACCGCCATCAACACCATCGCCGAGAACCTCAAACTCAACGTCTGCCCAGGTACAAGACTCAGGATCTGAACGCCGGGTACAATACATAGGTTTCACACCTTAAAGTCTGAACCGAGGTCCAAACCAAGGTTCATGTTTCTGTTACGTTATATACATTTGACTTGGTAAGTTATGCTTCCACACTGCAGTTATGCAAACTAAAAAACTATACatgatataataaataataaaggctTAAAGTAGCCCCAAAAATATCTTGtatcttaaaaaatatgtaataatatgttCAATATAAAGTTACAGTCAAGAGATAAGCTTCACATGTAAAAGCAGTCCCAGTGTCAGCTGACAAGTCACTGTAAGGATGTTCTTTGGCTCCCTCTGCTGACAGAAGTACATGATGAcagctggaataaaaaaaaacactcaaatatgAAAGATAAATACCTAAAGAACAAAGTTCAACACAggaaaaatagtaaaatagcttttttggagttttaactaattgttttatttgtgaacATTGTAAAATGGACCAAATGGACATTAAAGCTAAATAATTCACAAACTGCTTAAGTGCAGTTTAAACTgcagaaatgcattttattttatatatattttaaattgtgtgaaattatttattttgtgaaagtgacacatacagacacaacgTACAACAATACATAGTCCGTATTAATCATACCAGGGATCCAATACATGCTAAATACTAATGCAATTTGGGTATGAAGTTGCAAGATTGTTCATCCCGGGGAGACCCAATCAAATcatatcaaattaaatcaaaagaaCATTATTTTTAACGTGAGGGAACTTCGTTTGTAATCAGGCACATACAGACACAACGTACAACAATACAAAGTCTCCCAAACTACTAGTGTGAAAGTGACCTAAGAGTGaatttgtctgtctgtaaccATTTTTCTTTGCGTCTTTGCAGAGGAGAGTCAGGGGGAGATCGAGGTGAAGGACCCGTGTGCCTGTGAGAGTTTGGTGGAGTTCCAGCAGGCCACCATGAGCAGTCTGGAGCAGCTCACACAGAAACATATCCTTTAAGAACACGTCTTTGTACGAGCACCAGGGAACTGAAACACAACTAATTTAATATTCTTCAAAAGCCTCAGTGACAGGCAAGTTTCTAATTTGGATTGGTGGTAAGAAACTGGTGGCAGTTCAAAGATAACGTTACCAATGACTAAGACAGgaaatacatttctctgtgcAACATTTGATACAGtggtaatataaaaaaatgggattttaatGCCAAGGTGAATGATATTACAGATGTGGAACTAGGGCTTAAgttaaatttttattttgactgatttgACGTCCATTGGGAATCCTACACCTTATATCCGTCCCAAATTCTTCCCACAACTGTTCCATGTCTCgcctatatactgtataaaaagatGGACGAAGTGTCTTCACGTTCTCCTACTGTACAAAAGGAAAGCCGAAACCTCCCAGATACGGGCGCTGCCATCTTGTAATTTTAGAGCCAGGGTCTGCGCAGTAGTGATTAGGCAGTGAAGACGCGGTATAAAAGTCCCGCCTATACACCTGCCCGACCAGATGCAACTCAtccacagctgtcaatcatgacgttTCAGCCCGTTTCAACAGCATTAAGTaactaataaaaaccaaactggTCAGAAAACTAGACACATGAACAAACCGCATGATCAGAATTATCTAAAATGATGGAAACCATCTTAGATAAAATTAATTTGACGTGtactgatttttttgtttataccATGTCCCACCTGCTAACATGGAGGGGGGCGGGGCTTATGGcctatactgcagccagccaccatGATGATCCAGGTGTTTTAGCTTCACTTATACACTATGCCTCAACCCCTCCGTCCATGTAACAAACAAACCTGGGAACATTTAAAGAATAGGGCCACTGATATTTTACTCTGGTTTAACTGTCAAAGAACAACAATGAATGTATGTACTACCAAGTATGATGTGTCATGAAAGCCGGAAGTATCTTCTTCCTCTGTAAATCTCGCATGGTCTTGTGATATCACGAGAATccagctgccgtgcaaggtaCACCGTTTAACACGTGCATGTCATTATTATTCCTTAATCAGCTGCCTACTATCTGGGATGACTGCTCGTCTGGAGCAGCTGGAGAACCAGCTTCTCTCCAGGAAGTGAGGAAGTGATCTTCATCACAGTGAGCGAACGGGACGCcacaaggaaaaagaaagaataacagagtgaggaagaggagggcaCATCAGAAACCATTTCAATCAATGGACAAAACCAAAGTGTCTTTTCACAAAGCCTTTGTGGCCTTCAGTCGGCTTGTTGCTCTTCACCTTTAAGAGGATGACATTTATCTGAAAGCTTGTGATATAGAATCATATTTCTGGTATCAATGTAAATTACCTAATTTGTACACTTTGTTTAGAAGaactaaaaatacaacaaacactACATACACTTTCCCACCCATCACTGGGCAAAACAGCTGTAAACAAATGCCTTCATAAGACAGATTTCCATGTTTCCCCAGGACATCTGTTACAGagtaattttgttattttccaacATGGATCATGGACATTTTCCCATGCATTgctgtctaagtgactgatgtgaacaaaatctttgaaattggtccagaaTTGAGCAAGAACGGAGTAAACGGCAACTTCAATTCACTAAAAGTTCAGTTTTTGCTCAGATTACTATTCTGAGTGTCTGGCAGCATTATTGAGAGGAAACCTACAGAGATGGACCTTTTGTTAAAGAATAAGATCCTTTTTGATTAAGCAGAAACATCCTGTAAATCGCTATtgccaaactcaccagacttCATTTCCTTTGAGCCTGTATACAGCCTTTATACATGTAAATAGGTAAATTAATTTACCTATTTACCTACCAGATTGGGGACTCTTGCAACAGCAGAAAGAACAAGAAGCAAGACGGCTTttgatggttttattttgtttctgtcgactttgaatgaagtgcgTTTCACGCTGATATAGATTGTTGTTTATCCCAGCGGttacttagacacaaaaacatataaatagggtccaggttgaaaaataccaaattTACCCTTTAATTTTGAGACAAAGGAGATTGCAGGCATGTTGGCTATCTTTGTAAACTAGATGTAATCAATCTACTGTAGATAAGTTTTCATCACACTCAGTATTCATTCATCGCCACACATCTTTACTCGGTTACTGCCGTTTATACTTGATCTGTTTTGTACGGTTTGTTAAATGTGATGTATTTATAGCAGAtggtttgtttgcttttctacGGCAGCAGAAGAGCAATTTAGAGAAAAGagattttataaaatgaagtGTTGTTACCACTCCCAATATTAAACTGGCTCAGGTCATGTTCATGCAAAATCATTACTTGTTTCCCCGTATAAACTAGTTCTGAAACCTAAACTAGTTTTGATCCCAGGTCTGAGGACCGATGAAGAGGAAAGTGGtttagatttaaaacaaaaagggaagaTAAGAAGTTAGAAGTACGAGTGTTCACTAAAGCTGTGGTCTGATGACAGAGAGAATGTGATGAACCAGATATGACAGGAACCAGTATTTTACTCAACATAAATATGGTCTCACGTTTGTTGATCAAATTTGTTCTCTAATGTGCACTTTCTAGATGTTGTCGTACGGCGCCCTAAGTCTGGTTATCAATAATAGACAAAAAAGTGGttcacattacattatttaGTCTGTCTTTGCCCCAAAATGGTCCTTTATATCATCAGTAACATCTGACATTATCTAGTTACTCAGAACGAGAGGCCACACAGGGCCCTGTTTTTAAATGAACGACCAACATAACTTTGGTAGGTTGTCTTTCTCTTGTAgttttgtataaaaacaaaagaccacCACAAATGTATACCCCTTTATATTTGAATGCCTGTATGgttttgtatattattattacctttttgtattttttcagatGATGTATTACAACACAGAAGGCAATAAAAGAACTTTTCACTTTTGATTGATGTTTTGTCTTGAGGAAGGAAGTCTTTGATAATTCAGGTTTCATTTTCCGCTTGAgaatacacatttttgtttttaaagacgAGACACTACATGTGATTTAAGTAAAAACTAAACTTCCCTAGTTGATTACTGACATtacaacaattattttgattGTATTACAAGGTTTATGAAATGGCATTATCTCATTAAATATGCACTAATGCATGGTTTTTGGGAATAAAAAGTctttacatatataaataaagtttttacaTGTATAAATCAGGCTATACATATCTAAACAAAGTCCTGTGTAAAAGGCTTCAGAATACACAGTAGATGGCAGGTTTTGTAGTCTGAGAACAagaattttaaaagatttgGATTGTAAAATTTCTTTCACAAGCACAAATATGCAATGTGTAGTAAAATAACACTtcaatgtgtattttggttgttttctttaCACTATTCTGAACGACGTGCCTGGCCTTGAGGCAGCGCGTTTGTGGAGGTTTTGCGTCtcatatgtcttttccaccaaggctaaccaggtgttggttctggttctggtgccagtttggtgctggttctactccagTTATCTAAGACCCAGCTGGatcttccccagcctgagagccagcagactGTTGGtgtcctccccagaccacggtggttttggtttcccatccaggtccaaagctaacattaacagctctctatggttaacagctgaccgggGTTTTAAAAATGGCGCCAGACGTTTTGGTTTTCAAACATCGTGATAACAATCCATATTACGTTTTCAATAAAATTTTGATTAAATGCTCAGCACtatttgacagtcagtcataaaatgatatattttgtatgtttgccTGCAtacaaatgtcacattttattcTTCTTCAGCTGATCTGCTGAGcactaaatatataatatatactaaaTATCTCTTGGTTATTTGATtctaaattgaattaaatatgaaataccAATTAAACACTGTCTTTAAATaccaaataatttatttaaagaaaaacttagAAATGCATG
The Etheostoma cragini isolate CJK2018 chromosome 4, CSU_Ecrag_1.0, whole genome shotgun sequence genome window above contains:
- the matn4 gene encoding matrilin-4 isoform X4 — translated: MKMRQLRALCLLTLAALASARPKAGPEQKCKSGPVDLVFLIDSSRSVRPHEFETMRKFMIDILSTLDIGLNATRVGVVQYSSQLRNEFSLKTHAKLDAMVKNINEIIPLAQGTMTGLAIKYIMNSAFIAEEGDRPQVPNVAVIVTDGRPQDRVAEVAVEAREKGIEIYAVGVARADMASLRAMASPPYEDHVFLVESFDLIHQFGLQFQDKLCGMDLCLESDHGCEHICESSPGSFHCLCLPGYTLNQDGKTCAAIDLCAQGKHDCEQICVSSPGSFTCDCNKGYQLNDNKKTCSTIDLCAEGKHDCEQICISAPGVFTCDCYKGFKLNKDKKTCTNMDMCNTVEHGCEHQCVNTAGSYYCICPEGQLLQEDGKSCGTCKSANIDLVLLIDGSKSVRPQNFELVKKFVNQVVDSLDVSAHGTRVGLVQYSSRVRTEFPLNMYHTADEIKAAVMKVDYMEKGTMTGLALKHMLENSFSEAEGARPSSRNIPRIGLVFTDGRSQDDITEYAKKAKEAGITMYAVGVGKAVEDELREIASEPQEKHFYYTTDFTAINTIAENLKLNVCPEESQGEIEVKDPCACESLVEFQQATMSSLEQLTQKLSGMTARLEQLENQLLSRK